From a single Nakaseomyces glabratus chromosome H, complete sequence genomic region:
- the PSK1 gene encoding serine/threonine protein kinase PSK1 (CAGL0H06259g~Significant homology to PAS domain containing protein kinase), translating to MPYIGASNISQNSFVSLKEKHAIRDKGSPSGSEISLVPDSPIKDVAPSRLNNVTNASSLSNNSDSAPRSNNGVGTDSSSVPKTRPREQSFNGPLPEHILKDDKNFFGLERPPRLARNVSLDSSASTISEVDAKELFMLPNESTHAYSYNPLSPNSLAVRLSILKRSLEIIIGNPEMLREPELDLPEELKGENVSQRRKSLNNLYNPHFESFSMDRSVMRKANQKAMPHTATLNAFVANSTTNFGNLAISEKKKANNQLSKSSFGNINVGNIAGIHRAASMAFLPSSFGRSDSRTDRSLADFNRKFGRKPNPQINFREPFKKIPEQGTSSMEECSSTKTLSGDNTSKDLDHSISAISEEGDTVVNEMDYFVDEQRANLMSLLDLLNETLEKNTSPKASDLHMISLFNLDKLSLNNDECNGKSSSESQKRTVALKKTLLDSLAEPFFEHYGGADEIRHDDGELVNELEDISAMADDSVSLGEFRPQQDYGRILRTFTSTKNSAPQAIFTCSQNDPWQFRAANDLACLIFGISKNALRALTLLDLIHTDSRNFVVNKLSSTEGQELVFTGEIIGIVQPGGDNTNLIWASFWAKRKNDMLVCVFEKVPCDYADIMLSLDDFSVTSVLDRCGLLEAAKKKEPENKHPTFHLGLNEEDSEEEDDESSDSKVAEPAKKSVKFADEITNISMISTSLAQTIEDVCNGKLHNLDDDLLPLQLRVSNRINFTRYFTLNHLSHSIPCAVSATILENEMKLKIHGIPYQAGLFVVDSHNYQMISFNKSIVKNMFGYHFSDMVGKPITDIIPSFSELLKFTSLRYPALTVTNHRNRGLVLTEHFFRKLRAEMMGRKDEFYTSIGIDAVHRDGGMIKVDFQVRVMSSNVILVWITHSRDVFFNDYTTTPSQLHMLKENDLAVVSSEGSSTCSSSKSSPHISSRPLRELTKLSDVDRDNQPERFKSSSVSSKDSTLFDKDTHKDVSMDEVFDDLEIEKDIEDPELKRKLALTKIYHKDKSQFVKEENFKVNQSFIMSKISIQHSSDSLANNRSATTTPINLQEGNIAPTTFLTMNPNPIGAKKHTKKLSDFIILQNMGEGAYGKVNLCLHKTERYIVVIKMIFKERILVDTWVRDRKLGTIPSEIQIMATISKEPHENILTLLDFFEDDDYYYIETPVHGETGSIDLFDLIEFKTNMTEIEAKLLFKQVVSGVKHLHDQGIVHRDIKDENIIVDSQGFVKIIDFGSAAYVKSGPFDVFVGTIDYAAPEVLGGSPYEGKPQDIWAIGILLYTIVFKENPFYNIDEILEGELKFNSSELVSEQCTTLIAKILNRNVQKRPTIDDIYNDEWLVI from the coding sequence ATGCCATATATTGGAGCATCTAACATTTCCCAAAACTCTTTTGTTAGTCTGAAGGAAAAGCATGCTATTCGGGATAAAGGATCTCCATCTGGTTCTGAGATCTCTTTGGTTCCGGATTCTCCCATAAAGGACGTGGCACCATCTAGGTTGAATAATGTTACCAATGCGTCTTCTTTGAGCAATAACTCTGATAGCGCACCTCGCAGCAATAATGGTGTAGGCACTGACAGCTCTAGTGTTCCTAAGACTAGACCAAGAGAACAATCGTTTAACGGGCCGCTCCCAGAGCATATCCTTAAGGATGACAAGAATTTTTTCGGTTTGGAAAGGCCGCCTAGACTTGCCAGAAATGTCTCGCTAGACTCGTCAGCCTCTACAATATCAGAAGTTGACGCTAAGGAGCTTTTCATGCTGCCGAATGAATCCACACATGCGTACTCTTATAACCCGCTGTCGCCGAACTCCCTAGCTGTACGTTTAAGCATATTGAAGAGATCTCTAGAGATTATTATAGGTAACCCTGAAATGTTGAGAGAACCAGAGTTGGATCTCCCAGAGGAACTAAAGGGCGAAAATGTGTCACAAAGGAGGAAAAGTTTAAATAACTTGTACAATCCACATTTTGAGTCCTTCTCAATGGACAGAAGTGTAATGAGAAAGGCCAATCAGAAGGCAATGCCACATACCGCGACATTGAATGCATTTGTAGCAAATAGCACCACTAACTTTGGTAACTTGGCTATTTCTGAGAAAAAGAAGGCTAATAATCAGCTATCAAAATCGTCATTTGGTAATATTAATGTGGGTAACATAGCAGGCATACATAGAGCAGCATCCATGGCATTTTTGCCTTCGTCATTTGGTAGATCAGATAGCCGCACAGACAGAAGTCTGGCTGATTTTAATAGGAAATTTGGGAGAAAGCCAAACCCACAAATTAATTTTAGAGAACCGttcaagaaaataccaGAACAAGGGACATCTAGTATGGAAGAGTGTTCTTCTACAAAAACTCTAAGTGGTGATAATACTTCTAAAGATCTAGATCATAGCATTAGTGCAATCTCAGAAGAAGGCGATACAGTAGTTAATGAAATGGACTATTTCGTCGATGAGCAAAGAGCAAATCTCATGAGTTTGTTAGATCTTCTAAATGAGACTTTGGAGAAGAATACCTCTCCAAAAGCTTCTGATCTGCATATGATTTCTCTATTCAATTTGGATAAGTTATCTTTGAACAATGATGAATGTAACGGTAAATCTAGCTCTGAATCACAGAAGAGAACTGTCgcattgaagaaaactCTATTAGATAGTTTGGCTGAGCCATTTTTTGAACATTATGGTGGTGCCGATGAAATACGGCATGATGACGGTGAACTGGTGAATGAACTAGAAGATATATCTGCTATGGCAGATGATTCAGTTTCATTAGGTGAATTCAGACCTCAGCAAGATTACGGAAGGATATTGAGAACTTTTACTTCAACTAAGAACTCCGCTCCGCAAGCAATTTTTACATGCTCACAGAACGATCCCTGGCAGTTTAGAGCAGCAAATGATTTAGCATGTCTTATATTTGGAATATCCAAAAATGCTTTAAGAGCTTTGACTCTATTAGATTTAATTCATACTGACAGCAGAAACTTTGTGGTTAATAAGCTCTCTTCTACTGAGGGACAAGAATTGGTCTTTACAGGTGAAATTATAGGAATTGTACAACCTGGTGGTGACAATACTAATCTAATATGGGCTTCATTTTGGGCGAAGAGAAAGAATGACATGTTGGTCTGTGTATTTGAGAAAGTTCCATGTGATTACGCCGATATAATGCTCAGCTTAGATGATTTCTCAGTGACATCTGTTTTAGATAGATGTGGTTTGCTAGAAGCtgcaaaaaagaaagagccAGAGAACAAACATCCTACGTTCCATTTGGGTCTCAATGAGGAGGATTCTGAGGAAGAGGATGACGAGTCATCAGACTCTAAGGTAGCTGAACCGGCTAAGAAAAGTGTTAAGTTTGCTGAtgaaattacaaatatctCTATGATTAGTACTTCATTGGCACAAACTATTGAAGATGTATGCAATGGTAAACTTCATAACCTGGATGATGATCTGCTACCTTTACAGCTAAGAGTATCAAACAGAATCAACTTCACTAGATATTTCACACTGAATCATTTGTCTCATAGTATTCCATGTGCTGTATCAGCTACTATTCTAGAGAATgagatgaaattgaaaattcaCGGTATCCCATACCAAGCCGGTCTGTTTGTGGTTGACTCCCATAATTATCAAATGATTAGCTTTAATAAATCTATTGTTAAGAATATGTTTGGTTATCATTTCTCTGATATGGTTGGCAAACCAATAACTGATATTATACCATCCTTTTCAGAACTATTAAAATTCACATCTTTGAGATATCCAGCACTGACAGTCACAAATCACAGAAATAGAGGTTTGGTCTTGACTGAACACTTCTTCCGTAAGTTGCGTGCCGAAATGATGGGTCGCAAAGATGAGTTCTATACATCTATTGGTATTGATGCAGTCCATAGAGACGGTGGTATGATTAAGGTAGACTTCCAAGTTAGAGTTATGAGTTCTAACGTAATTTTGGTATGGATAACTCATTCGAGAGATgtatttttcaatgattACACTACAACACCTTCTCAATTACATAtgctaaaagaaaatgatcTAGCTGTTGTCAGCAGTGAAGGAAGTTCTACATGCTCTTCTAGTAAGTCATCCCCCCATATTTCTTCACGTCCTTTGCGTGAACTAACAAAACTATCGGATGTTGATAGAGATAATCAGCCAGAGAGATTTAAATCTTCATCCGTTTCCTCAAAGGATTCAACTTTGTTTGACAAAGATACTCATAAGGATGTGAGTATGGATGAGgtatttgatgatttgGAGATTGAGAAGGATATTGAAGACCCTGAATTGAAGAGAAAACTGGCTTTAACAAAGATTTATCACAAGGATAAATCACAGTTTGTTAAGGAAGAGAACTTCAAAGTGAACCAGAGCTTCATCATGAGTAAGATTTCTATTCAGCATAGTAGCGACTCTTTAGCCAACAACAGGTCAGCCACAACTACACCTATAAATCTTCAAGAGGGCAATATTGCCCCAACCACCTTCTTGACGATGAATCCAAATCCAATTGGAGCAAAGAAGCATACCAAAAAACTTTCAGATTTTATCATTTTACAAAACATGGGTGAAGGTGCTTATGGTAAAGTCAATCTTTGCTTGCATAAAACTGAAAGATACATTGTTGTCATCAAGATGATCTTTAAGGAGCGTATTTTGGTTGATACCTGGGTTCGTGACAGAAAATTGGGTACAATACCATCGGAAATCCAAATAATGGCCACAATATCAAAGGAACCACATGAGAACATTTTAACATTACTGgatttctttgaagatgacgatTACTATTACATTGAAACACCTGTTCATGGAGAAACTGGTAGCATTGATTTGTTTGATTTGATTGAATTTAAAACTAACATGACAGAGATAGAGGCAAAGCTTCTATTTAAACAAGTTGTATCTGGTGTTAAGCACCTCCATGACCAAGGTATTGTACACAGGGACATTAAAGACGagaatattattgttgattCACAAGGATTTGTCaaaattattgattttggtTCGGCAGCCTATGTTAAGAGCGGGCCTTTTGACGTTTTTGTCGGTACAATAGACTACGCTGCGCCTGAagtccttggtggtagTCCATACGAGGGTAAACCGCAAGATATTTGGGCAATTGGTATTCTATTATACACTATAGTATTCAAGGAGAATCCAttttataatattgatgaaattctTGAGGGtgaattgaaatttaatAGTAGTGAACTTGTTAGTGAGCAATGTACTACTCTCATTGCTAAAATTCTGAATAGAAATGTGCAAAAGAGACCAACAATTGATGATATCTATAATGATGAATGGTTAGTCATTTAG
- the TPD3 gene encoding protein phosphatase 2A structural subunit TPD3 (CAGL0H06281g~Ortholog(s) have protein serine/threonine phosphatase activity), giving the protein MAQADQDLYPLALLMDDLKNDDISNRVEATKKIDQIAIALGPDRTRNELIPFLTEVAEDDEDEVFTVLAEKLGSFVPYVGGAEHASTILPVLDILAGAEETIVREKAVDSLNIVAEQMPDDELFKYFVPLLQRLASETWFSSKVSACGLFKSVFLRVKDVQSRVDLWNLFMTLVNDETPMVRRAVGKNLPILIDLLTENPEFCTDKDLEFISTTFQTVINDQQDSVKFLAVDCLISIVKFFNKKGYDTHSRDLLNSALSLAGDEAWRVRYVVADKFGELTEGFSSNPSYIEELLDPFLKLCEDSEGDVRKAIAKQVSYFSKFVNDSHVVLNKIVPVLQNLSMDENEDVRASLASGISDIVLLLPKEQVIEYVFPIFLNMLRDEIPDVRLNIIGKLKVVNEVIGIDMLTDSLLPAISELAKDSSWHVRLAIIEYIPILAEQLGVDFFNSQLSDLCLSWLWDAVYSIREAAIKNLQKLTNIFGSEWCNNEVVPRLLNLDSHMLENFIYRITLLQTFKALVSVLSPEFVANQILPHVMELANDQVPNIRFNVANTYPIIVEVLSKGGDQYKLLVTDTIYPSLKDLCEDPDFDVRYFANKSMKKCKEIIS; this is encoded by the coding sequence ATGGCACAAGCTGATCAAGATCTGTACCCATTGGCTTTGCTAATGGATGACTTGAAGAATGATGATATTTCAAATCGTGTAGAAGCTACGAAGAAGATTGATCAGATAGCTATAGCTTTAGGACCAGACCGAACCCGTAATGAATTAATTCCATTTTTAACTGAGGTTgcagaagatgatgaagatgaagtaTTTACTGTTCTAGCTGAAAAACTTGGTTCCTTCGTTCCATATGTTGGTGGTGCGGAGCATGCTTCCACCATATTACCCGTACTAGATATACTCGCCGGCGCAGAAGAAACAATTGTTAGAGAGAAAGCTGTGGATTCATTGAACATAGTAGCGGAACAAATGCCCGATGATGAATTATTCAAGTATTTTGTGCCTCTACTACAAAGATTGGCTTCTGAAACATGGTTTTCTTCAAAGGTTTCCGCCTGTGGTTTATTCAAATCTGTATTCTTAAGGGTTAAGGATGTACAGTCCAGAGTAGATCTGTGGAATTTGTTTATGACGTTGGTAAATGATGAAACGCCAATGGTTAGAAGAGCAGTAGGTAAGAATCTTCCAATTTTAATTGATTTACTTACTGAGAACCCAGAATTCTGTACTGACAAAGATTTAGAGTTTATCTCTACCACTTTCCAAACTGTCATTAATGACCAGCAGGACTCTGTCAAATTCTTGGCTGTAGACTGCCTGATATCCATAGTTaagtttttcaataaaaagGGCTACGATACACATTCAAGAGATCTATTAAATTCGGCACTTTCACTAGCTGGAGATGAGGCATGGAGAGTTCGTTATGTAGTTGCGGACAAATTTGGTGAGTTAACAGAAggtttttcttcaaatccaTCCTATATAGAAGAATTACTGGATCcatttttaaaattatGTGAAGATAGTGAAGGTGACGTAAGGAAAGCAATTGCCAAACAAGTGTCCTATTTTTCCAAATTTGTCAATGACTCACATGTTGTACTTAATAAAATAGTGCCTGTCCTCCAAAATTTAAGTAtggatgaaaatgaagacGTACGTGCATCATTGGCATCAGGTATATCTGATATCGTGTTGCTACTACCAAAGGAACAAGTTATCGAATATGTCTTCCctatatttttaaacaTGCTAAGAGATGAAATTCCTGATGTGCGCTTAAACATTATTGGCAAACTCAAAGTAGTGAATGAGGTAATTGGTATTGATATGTTAACGGACTCTTTATTACCTGCAATCTCTGAACTAGCAAAAGATAGTAGCTGGCATGTACGTCTGGCCattattgaatatattcCAATTCTGGCTGAACAACTTGGAGTAGATTTCTTTAATAGTCAGCTGAGTGACCTATGCCTTTCTTGGCTTTGGGATGCCGTATACTCGATAAGAGAAGCAGCAATAAAAAACCTACAGAAACTAACCAACATCTTTGGCTCTGAATGGTGTAACAACGAAGTCGTTCCCCGCTTGTTAAACCTAGACTCTCATATGCTCGAGAATTTCATTTACAGAATTACCTTACTGCAAACATTTAAAGCATTAGTATCTGTATTATCACCAGAGTTTGTGGCAAATCAGATACTACCTCATGTCATGGAACTAGCTAACGATCAAGTTCCAAACATTAGATTTAATGTTGCTAATACCTATCCAATCATTGTTGAAGTTTTAAGCAAAGGTGGAGATCAATACAAACTTTTAGTAACGGATACCATTTACCCATCTTTAAAGGATCTTTGTGAAGATCCAGATTTTGATGTACGATACTTTGCCAACAAAAGTATGAAAAAATGTAAAGAAATCATAAGCTAA
- the NTG1 gene encoding bifunctional N-glycosylase/AP lyase NTG1 (CAGL0H06303g~Ortholog(s) have DNA-(apurinic or apyrimidinic site) lyase activity, oxidized purine nucleobase lesion DNA N-glycosylase activity, oxidized pyrimidine nucleobase lesion DNA N-glycosylase activity), with protein sequence MLRSTSRFRPRSTLGVIQWHTMAVLRKRKSSAKEIAVKNENSEVTKSKYFKERVKVKKEREVDISHDRDYVDINWVKSLDSENYFKWIVSRNGNVPNRWSQPFDDTIFTDLDEESFKLLPKNFPEIYKKMRWMRSFIRAPVDLIGGSSIPMTVGEICGIKKSEILPRNYRLQVLVGVMLSAQTKDEVTAMGMYNIMKYCIEELKDAQGITLDALLRIDEQVLDELIHSVGFHKRKANFIKRTAAILNEKYDQDVPDNVTDILGLPGVGPKMGYLTLQKAWGKIEGICVDVHVDRLCKMWKWVDPDKCKTPNDTRKQLQKWLPPRLWTEINGLLVGFGQVIGKSRGANFNIFRVNIDESKQRQLTEKTFTTLSNLNESIRSNITSYSKWMGFLMKLDLKKLENDMKEELDVSIVEGEQNSIELKKEPHSSIDNKLDVGVKLEESCAINVDTSLKSEILIKKEPDTSLFV encoded by the coding sequence ATGCTGAGGAGCACAAGTCGATTCAGACCGAGAAGCACCTTGGGAGTCATACAGTGGCATACAATGGCTGTATTAAGGAAGAGAAAGTCATCAGCTAAAGAAATTGCTGTTAAAAATGAGAACAGTGAGGTTACGAAGTCCAAGTACTTCAAGGAGAGAGTTAAAGTAAAGAAGGAGAGAGAGGTGGACATAAGCCATGACCGTGATTATGTCGATATCAACTGGGTCAAGTCTTTAGATAGTGAGAACTATTTCAAATGGATTGTGAGTAGAAATGGTAATGTTCCTAATAGATGGAGCCAGCCATTTGATGACACTATCTTCACAGATTTAGATGAAGAGAGTTTTAAACTGCTACCGAAAAACTTTCCCGAAATCTACAAGAAGATGAGGTGGATGAGATCATTTATAAGAGCACCTGTTGATCTTATTGGGGGTTCTTCTATTCCGATGACTGTGGGAGAAATTTGCGGTATAAAAAAATCGGAGATTCTTCCCAGGAATTACAGATTGCAGGTATTGGTGGGAGTTATGTTGTCAGCTCAAACTAAAGATGAAGTTACTGCCATGGGAATGTATAATATTATGAAATATTGTATTGAGGAGCTCAAAGATGCTCAAGGAATTACTCTAGATGCCTTATTGAGAATAGATGAACAAGTTCTCGATGAACTAATACATTCCGTTGGTTTTCATAAAAGGAAAGCgaattttattaaaagaACAGCAGCCATCCTTAACGAAAAATACGATCAAGACGTTCCAGACAATGTTACTGATATACTTGGTTTACCTGGTGTAGGACCAAAGATGGGATATCTAACTTTGCAAAAGGCTTGGGGTAAAATTGAAGGAATATGTGTCGACGTTCATGTTGATCGGTTGTGTAAGATGTGGAAATGGGTTGACCCTGACAAATGCAAAACACCAAATGACACCAGGAAACAACTACAGAAATGGCTACCTCCGAGATTATGGACTGAAATAAATGGACTACTTGTAGGTTTTGGACAAGTAATTGGTAAATCAAGAGGTGCCAACTTCAACATATTTCGTGTTAATATCGATGAGAGTAAACAGCGTCAACTTACGGAAAAGACTTTCACAACATTATCTAATTTGAATGAGTCCATAAGGTCAAATATAACAAGTTATAGTAAATGGATGGGatttttgatgaaattagaCTTGAAAAAGCTTGAGAATGATATGAAGGAAGAGTTGGATGTCTCGATAGTAGAAGGTGAACAAAACTCCATAGAGCTCAAGAAGGAACCTCATTCTTCCATCGACAATAAATTAGATGTTGGAGTCAAATTGGAAGAGAGTTGTGCCATCAATGTCGACACAAGTTTGAAATCTGAAatactaataaaaaaagaaccTGACACTAGTCTTTTCGTATAA
- the SYN8 gene encoding syntaxin (CAGL0H06325g~Ortholog(s) have SNAP receptor activity, role in transport and endosome localization), with protein sequence MDLKVSYELDKLKDIVEERTRLIDELSMEPSKSDTISLKSQLSTVLDLLNSVGGHGTDEIKAYIDEYNKVLAQLGDDTAVDVGLYTFSPKQDIASKPGESRANAGDIDEEEIEDDETRKRVRFNDDLETFPNEDTEQDAPASAPMTFQPYHDYEEDTTNSSSSTSDKRVNAGHMISNDELFARQQQQLLEQDTHLDSLATTIKNTHGISIDINQELTDQNEHILDDMENLLDTSSRNLERARRRLDSFQRTARENGPCSIIVMLTIILIFLLIIL encoded by the coding sequence ATGGATCTGAAGGTTTCATATGAGCTTGATAAGCTTAAGGATATAGTCGAGGAGCGGACCCGACTGATTGATGAGCTTTCTATGGAGCCATCGAAATCTGATACAATATCGCTAAAATCACAACTGAGCACAGTCCTAGACTTGCTGAACTCTGTAGGTGGTCATGGTACAGATGAAATTAAGGCTTATATTGATGAGTATAATAAGGTACTGGCTCAGCTTGGTGACGATACTGCAGTAGATGTGGGATTGTACACTTTCTCTCCCAAACAAGACATAGCATCAAAGCCAGGTGAAAGTAGAGCTAACGCGGGTGATATCGATGAGGAGGAAATTGAGGATGATGAGACTAGGAAACGTGTACGGTTTAATGATGATCTTGAGACATTTCCGAACGAAGATACTGAGCAGGATGCGCCTGCATCAGCCCCAATGACTTTTCAACCATATCATGACTATGAAGAAGACACTACAAATTCTTCGTCGAGTACTTCTGATAAACGTGTAAATGCTGGTCATATGATATCCAATGACGAACTATTTGCTCGCCAACAGCAGCAATTGTTGGAACAAGATACACATCTTGATTCCTTGGCAACGACCATTAAGAACACTCACGGCATATCTATTGATATAAATCAAGAATTAACAGACCAAAATGAGCACATATTGGATGATATGGAGAATTTACTGGATACGAGTTCAAGAAATCTGGAAAGGGCGCGCAGGAGGTTGGACAGCTTCCAACGCACAGCAAGAGAAAATGGGCCATGCTCAATTATTGTTATGCTAACCATCATTCTCATCTTCTTATTGATTATCCTCTGA
- the DEP1 gene encoding Rpd3L histone deacetylase complex subunit DEP1 (CAGL0H06347g~Ortholog(s) have role in histone deacetylation, negative regulation of chromatin silencing at rDNA and negative regulation of chromatin silencing at silent mating-type cassette, more) produces MENRELEKEPMEDRIPGNEAIEEDQESVLSNIDFNGQDGEVITMRSELNLSEYCVSSDADTEKMDDDDDDGKHPPLKELVVDAETLSRKRSLDDDATEDVFEDKKPKLEQVEASEVNNENQGNDNHTETNDSVPVEPISSPLNTMEGVKPPVIPSENTTELRTADQASNEISVPDKETEESTPMGTEERLNEEKDTLEHQSNEKPKSAEPVPQPEEVSNDLADTDTVIGTESKQSEDQLHDVVPEEPTDPNSAPDNVEAPVEAPVKADITKENTDADENGPEESEVKEGEKEEEGNDEEAANNIDEDEGAVGDADDDEDEDDDIDEDEEDEEDSQTVDNVETSDSSKKKKRKKSSILPMVLEERRQQALKDITEIEHSFAELRQKLYENKLRRLETELQMCVEGSHPELHEYYEKISKLRDFKLHRTYQRQKYELKCIDIETRATRTMIHQNFLRCVNELRSQLLQDTTTKWYDINKERRDMDIIIPDINYHVPVKTANKTLSCITGYAGPAQPRRYLGEPLSEDLECENISYRYNGNPVDKLEVIVDRMRLNNELSDLEGLKKYYHAFPGAPSLSTLRDSEIQDDFNYLRQ; encoded by the coding sequence ATGGAGAATAGAGAATTAGAGAAGGAGCCCATGGAGGATAGAATTCCTGGAAATGAGGCGATAGAGGAAGATCAAGAGAGTGTTTTGTCTAATATTGACTTTAACGGACAAGACGGCGAGGTGATCACCATGAGAAGCGAGCTGAACTTGTCTGAATACTGTGTGAGCAGCGATGCTGACACTGAGAAGATGGATGACgacgatgatgatggtAAACACCCGCCTTTGAAAGAGTTAGTAGTGGATGCTGAGACACTCAGTAGAAAGCGCAGTTTAGATGACGATGCGACCGAAGATGTATTTGAAGACAAGAAGCCCAAGTTAGAGCAAGTTGAAGCTTCCGAAGTAAACAATGAGAATCAAGGTAACGACAACCACACAGAAACGAATGATTCAGTTCCTGTTGAACCAATTAGTAGTCCGCTGAATACGATGGAAGGTGTAAAACCTCCAGTAATACCCTCAGAGAATACCACAGAGCTCCGGACTGCTGATCAGGCATCAAATGAGATCAGTGTACCTGACAAAGAGACTGAAGAATCAACACCAATGGGTACGGAAGAACGGTTAaatgaagagaaagatACATTAGAACATCAATCCAAtgaaaaaccaaaaagtGCAGAGCCGGTACCTCAGCCGGAAGAAGTAAGTAATGATCTGGCGGACACAGATACCGTAATTGGCACAGAGTCAAAGCAATCGGAAGATCAACTTCATGATGTTGTGCCAGAAGAACCAACAGACCCTAACTCTGCTCCCGACAATGTTGAAGCTCCAGTTGAAGCTCCAGTTAAAGCCGACATTACAAAAGAGAATACCGATGCAGATGAAAATGGCCCTGAAGAAAGCGAAGTTAAAGAAGgtgagaaagaagaagaaggcaATGATGAAGAGGCAGCGAACAATATTGACGAGGATGAAGGTGCTGTGGGTGATGCtgacgatgatgaggatgaggatgacgacattgatgaggatgaagaagacgaagaGGATTCACAGACGGTAGACAATGTTGAGACAAGTGATTCttcgaagaagaagaagcgCAAGAAGAGTTCCATCTTGCCTATGGTGCTGGAGGAGCGCAGACAACAGGCGCTGAAAGATATAACTGAGATAGAGCACAGTTTTGCTGAGCTGAGACAGAAGCTTTATGAGAACAAGCTGAGGAGGCTCGAAACAGAGTTACAAATGTGTGTTGAGGGCTCACACCCGGAGTTGCATGAGTACTACGAGAAGATATCCAAGCTGCGTGACTTTAAGCTACACAGGACGTACCAGAGACAGAAGTATGAGTTGAAATGCATAGACATCGAGACCAGGGCCACACGTACTATGATCCACCAAAACTTCCTGCGCTGCGTCAACGAGCTCAGATCGCAACTGCTGCAGGACACCACGACTAAGTGGTACGACATCAACAAGGAGAGACGTGACATGGACATAATTATTCCCGACATCAACTACCACGTCCCTGTCAAGACCGCCAACAAGACACTGAGCTGCATCACTGGCTACGCGGGACCCGCACAGCCCAGACGTTACCTCGGCGAACCCTTATCCGAGGACCTCGAATGCGAGAACATCTCTTACCGCTACAACGGCAACCCAGTCGACAAGCTCGAAGTTATTGTGGACAGAATGCGCCTGAACAACGAGCTGAGCGACCTCGAAGGGCTCAAGAAATACTACCACGCCTTCCCGGGGGCACCTTCCCTCTCCACACTACGTGACTCAGAGATACAAGACGACTTCAACTACCTGAGACAGTAA